Proteins found in one Oryza glaberrima chromosome 4, OglaRS2, whole genome shotgun sequence genomic segment:
- the LOC127770048 gene encoding putative E3 ubiquitin-protein ligase LIN-2, protein MAPPPSSLLRDLLAADGFRNRRKPPDSNPPAAPRTTSMPLQHRRPSRPARSQSDVLTRSRLRETNNVGTSDGDGVDAGEEQRTATRRSSASLMSARSYNNNKDSGGGAMRGGSAAAVPALDESVLTALISLVAGAVKRFVRDEGFRASLRGGCMSCLGGESNHRAVLDLRVIVHTVERAASEGLDDPRDLKRASLRLHAMASLDAKEADAVTAAGVPYQRLAACAHLYMSVISKLQEKDHSSAVHVLEAFCLAPHEARTSLLPALWDRLFRSGLSHLKAWRDRESATAASSDTRVKDVEKMFVEAVDDGTRALACYYRDWLLGRSQAMSLPVVPAPPSTVLASALRFSTSTSYDIGSDVACSSGSYSPAVKFALDETPSQYDREIEEEEEAEVDEKTADAESVFHECDGTEPKSYTHSLQTEENELMPDKLANEASERKSEDERSRQPDESTSYVPISDITAIDLPTLEFCEGPDLQSDTDGSQISIFATIPSDFLCPLTRQIFNRPVTIETGQTFERHAIVQWFDRGIRMCPITGQELESLSIPDINRVLKRLIDNWKSEHCKTLNSESTCPEKELTVTFVENVLSSECETSEKLEKARRLMAIGGIDFLLHKFHGGGEDEKAQAADLLLLCIRAEGSCRNYMAIRICNSSVVQLLHSEVISARSSAVRLLVELLCLKRREIVELFLRGLRTELTMETMNLLLEHLRRSPNEEQALGAVLLLHFDHALVEPHRDSVYREEAAKIITHSLRCSLSEENVVANTRKALLLLGGHFSFSGDLLAEDRMLKQAGFVDGSRVTRADSDAAVQDKGRDEDEVWLRDVTAALLGSGRRPFLEALSMCMSSPNHDLAAACLTTAAWLSRSLASIDAADVQLAAFSALIPRLKQRLAGDRSQAQHRVLASVTLYNFSKIPDCRALLMLLADGLRDHLVELAELTWTAGQLITELQE, encoded by the exons atggcgccgccgccgtcgtcattgCTTCgcgacctcctcgccgctgaTGGCTTCAGAAACCGTCGCAAGCCGCCTGACAGTAACCCTCCGGCCGCCCCAAGGACCACGAGCATGCCCCTCCAGCACCGGCGGCCGAGTAGGCCAGCACGGTCGCAGTCCGACGTCCTCACCCGCAGCCGCctcagagaaacaaacaacgtCGGTACTAGCGATGGCGACGgagtcgacgccggcgaggagcagcgGACCGCCACACGGAGGTCATCGGCGTCGCTGATGAGCGCGAGGagctacaacaacaacaaggacagcggcggcggcgccatgaggGGCGGCTCAGCTGCCGCGGTACCGGCTCTCGACGAGTCCGTGCTCACCGCGTTGATCTCCCTGGTCGCGGGAGCCGTGAAGCGGTTCGTCAGGGACGAGGGCTTCCGCGCGTCGCTCCGCGGCGGGTGCATGTCGTGCCTCGGCGGCGAGTCCAACCACCGGGCGGTCCTGGACCTCCGCGTGATCGTGCACACCGTCGAGAGGGCCGCGAGCGAGGGGCTCGACGACCCGCGCGACCTGAAGCGCGCGTCGCTCAGGCTGCACGCCATGGCGTCCCTCGACGCGAAGGAAGCGGACGCGGTGACCGCGGCCGGCGTGCCCTACCAGCGCCTCGCCGCGTGCGCGCACCTGTACATGTCCGTCATCTCCAAGCTCCAGGAGAAGGACCACTCCTCCGCGGTGCACGTGCTGGAGGCCTTCTGCTTGGCGCCGCACGAGGCCCGCACATCCCTGCTTCCCGCGCTCTGGGACAGGCTCTTCCGCTCGGGCCTCTCGCACCTCAAAGCGTGGCGTGACCGCGAGTCGGCGACCGCGGCGAGCTCGGATACGAGGGTGAAGGACGTGGAGAAGATGTTCGTAGAGGCAGTGGACGATGGCACACGCGCGCTCGCATGCTACTACAGAGATTGGCTTCTGGGGCGCAGCCAAGCCATGTCTCTCCCGGTTGTTCCTGCTCCTCCCAGCACCGTTCTTGCCAGCGCGCTGAGGTTCTCGACGTCGACGTCCTATGACATTGGCTCGGATGTCGCTTGTAGCTCCGGGAGTTACAGTCCAGCTGTAAAGTTTGCGCTCGACGAGACTCCATCACAATATGATCGAGAGatcgaagaggaagaagaagcagaggtGGACGAGAAGACAGCAGATGCAGAAAGCGTGTTCCATGAGTGCGATGGCACTGAACCGAAGAGCTACACTCACTCACTTCAGACAGAAGAAAACGAGCTAATGCCTGACAAGCTAGCCAACGAGGCATCTGAACGAAAg AGTGAAGATGAACGGAGCAGACAACCAGATGAGTCAACGAGTTATGTGCCAATTTCTGATATCACGGCTATTGACCTTCCTACACTCGAGTTCTG TGAAGGGCCTGATCTCCAGAGTGACACAGATGGCAGTCAAATATCCATTTTTGCCACCATTCCTAGTGATTTCCTCTGTCCACTGACGAGGCAGATCTTCAACCGTCCGGTGACAATCGAGACAGGTCAGACGTTCGAGCGGCATGCTATAGTGCAGTGGTTCGATAGAGGCATCAGAATGTGCCCAATTACAGGTCAAGAACTTGAAAGCCTGTCGATTCCAGACATAAACCGTGTGTTAAAACGCTTGATCGATAACTGGAAGTCTGAACACTGCaaaactctgaactctgaaagtACATGTCCTGAAAAGGAGTTAACTGTAACATTCGTAGAGAATGTCCTTTCTTCTGAATGCGAGACGTCTGAAAAACTTGAGAAGGCAAGGCGTCTTATGGCAATCGGTGGCATAGACTTTCTTCTGCATAAATttcatggaggaggagaagatgagaAGGCACAAGCAGCTGATCTCCTTTTGCTCTGCATCAGGGCAGAAGGAAGCTGCAGAAACTACATGGCCATAAGGATTTGTAACTCAAGTGTTGTGCAGCTTCTCCACAGTGAGGTGATTTCAGCAAGGAGTTCTGCAGTTCGTCTGCTTGTTGAACTGCTCTGCCTGAAAAG AAGGGAAATAGTTGAATTGTTCCTACGTGGATTGCGCACAGAGTTGACAATGGAGACTATGAATCTACTACTCGAGCATCTCCGACGCTCGCCGAACGAAGAACAAGCTCTGGGTGCTGTTCTACTCCTGCATTTTGATCATGCATTG GTGGAGCCACACAGAGATAGCGTATACAGAGAAGAGGCTGCCAAGATCATCACACATTCTCTGAGATGCTCCCTGTCTGAAGAAAATGTCGTTGCCAACACCAGGAAagcactgctgctgctgggagGGCATTTCTCCTTCTCGGGCGACCTCCTTGCAGAGGACCGGATGCTGAAACAAGCCGGCTTCGTCGACGGCTCACGTGTCACGCGTGCCGATTCTGACGCTGCCGTACAG GACAAGGGAAGAGACGAAGACGAGGTGTGGCTGAGGGATGTGACCGCGGCGCTACTCGGCAGCGGGAGGAGGCCGTTCCTGGAGGCGCTGTCCATGTGCATGAGCTCTCCCAACCACGACCTGGCGGCCGCGTGCCTGACGACGGCTGCGTGGCTGAGCCGGTCGCTCGCGTCgatcgacgccgccgacgtgcAGCTCGCCGCGTTCTCGGCCCTCATCCCGCGGCTGAAGcagcgcctcgccggcgaccggTCGCAGGCTCAGCATCGGGTCCTCGCGTCCGTGACACTGTACAACTTCAGCAAGATCCCAG ACTGCAGGGCCCTGCTGATGCTGCTGGCTGACGGCCTTCGCGATCACCTGGTCGAGCTCGCGGAGCTGACATGGACGGCCGGTCAACTGATCACCGAGCTCCAAGAGTGA